Proteins from a genomic interval of Halomonas alkaliantarctica:
- a CDS encoding SCP2 sterol-binding domain-containing protein produces the protein MSNNTLEKLKARFNPEAAKDMDEVFQFHFTDAGSYYLNIQDGTLDVQEGEHDDPSVSLSLTTDTLKGIMSGEINGMTAFMTGKLKATGNVMLATKLTSLFPSE, from the coding sequence ATGTCGAACAATACCCTTGAGAAGCTAAAAGCGCGTTTTAATCCGGAAGCGGCAAAGGACATGGATGAAGTTTTCCAGTTTCACTTTACCGATGCGGGCAGCTACTACTTAAATATCCAAGATGGCACGCTGGACGTACAAGAGGGTGAGCACGACGATCCTTCTGTTAGCTTAAGCCTAACCACTGACACGCTAAAAGGCATTATGAGCGGCGAAATCAATGGTATGACGGCGTTTATGACCGGCAAGCTTAAAGCCACCGGTAATGTCATGCTGGCCACTAAGCTGACTAGCTTATTCCCCAGCGAGTAA
- the nudC gene encoding NAD(+) diphosphatase yields the protein MLRREIPHHEQAGRVIRLSRSLLAPAPLNGSEELTPLQPYQPWTEQMQPLCYWDDEPVALLVEPQAGSGWIDGRQWMSELSVAWFSLLSTALQVGAWLENHRFCGRCGAPATKLTAEFAMHCHACGHRNYPRISPCIITLVTSGEAMLLARSPRFPPGRYSTLAGFIEPGESAEEAVHREVFEEVGVYIDQLRYHQSQAWPFPHSLMFGYFAEATTRRIRIDGVEISDAAWFSPRQLPSLPPPYSISRELIETHLARWREK from the coding sequence ATGCTTAGGCGAGAAATTCCCCATCACGAACAAGCAGGGCGGGTGATTCGGCTGTCGCGTAGCCTGTTGGCGCCAGCCCCTTTAAACGGCAGCGAAGAGTTGACCCCGCTGCAGCCTTATCAACCCTGGACAGAGCAGATGCAGCCGCTATGTTACTGGGATGATGAGCCGGTGGCGCTGCTGGTTGAGCCCCAGGCTGGAAGCGGCTGGATTGATGGTCGGCAATGGATGAGCGAGCTTTCCGTCGCCTGGTTTAGCCTGCTCTCTACGGCGCTGCAGGTAGGTGCTTGGTTAGAGAACCACCGGTTCTGTGGTCGCTGTGGTGCACCGGCCACCAAGCTGACTGCGGAATTCGCTATGCACTGCCACGCTTGCGGGCACCGCAACTATCCGCGTATCTCGCCGTGCATTATCACGCTGGTAACCAGTGGCGAGGCGATGCTGCTTGCCCGCAGTCCGCGCTTTCCACCGGGGCGTTACTCCACGTTGGCAGGTTTTATCGAGCCGGGGGAGTCAGCGGAAGAGGCGGTGCACCGGGAGGTGTTTGAGGAGGTGGGCGTGTATATCGATCAACTGCGTTATCACCAAAGTCAGGCGTGGCCTTTTCCGCACTCGTTGATGTTTGGTTACTTCGCCGAAGCCACCACCCGTCGCATTCGCATCGATGGGGTGGAGATTAGCGATGCCGCGTGGTTTTCTCCTCGTCAGTTACCCTCTCTGCCGCCGCCTTACTCGATATCCCGCGAACTGATCGAAACCCATTTGGCACGCTGGCGCGAAAAGTAA
- the dnaQ gene encoding DNA polymerase III subunit epsilon, with amino-acid sequence MRQVILDTETTGIDPKDGHRLVEIGAIEMVNRRFTGRTYHQYINPERHIDAEVVEVHGIDDARVANEPVFAKIADEFWAFIEGAELVIHNAPFDVGFIDHELGMLNRQRKSPVLGPVRDHCGVLDTLTMARKMHPGQRNSLDALCKRYDIDNGHRVLHGALLDSEILAEVYLAMTGGQTALTLDAASAAEQEQADTSNEGMSIQRLSLTPGQLRVVRPTDEERAAHQAKCEAHQLNWFEGAASDA; translated from the coding sequence ATGCGTCAGGTGATCTTAGATACTGAAACTACGGGTATCGACCCAAAAGATGGCCATCGCCTAGTCGAAATTGGTGCTATTGAGATGGTCAATCGACGCTTCACTGGCCGCACTTATCATCAATACATCAACCCCGAACGGCATATCGACGCTGAAGTCGTCGAAGTTCACGGGATTGATGACGCTAGAGTCGCCAACGAGCCGGTGTTCGCCAAAATAGCCGATGAGTTTTGGGCGTTTATCGAAGGCGCTGAGCTGGTGATTCATAACGCACCCTTCGATGTGGGCTTTATTGACCACGAGCTGGGCATGTTGAACCGGCAGCGCAAATCCCCTGTATTGGGGCCGGTAAGGGACCATTGTGGTGTATTAGATACGCTGACCATGGCCCGGAAGATGCACCCCGGCCAGCGCAACAGCCTTGATGCCTTATGCAAACGCTACGATATCGACAACGGCCACAGGGTGCTGCACGGCGCACTGTTAGACTCTGAAATCCTCGCCGAAGTCTATCTGGCGATGACCGGGGGCCAGACTGCGCTGACCTTGGATGCGGCCTCCGCAGCGGAACAGGAGCAGGCGGATACCTCCAATGAGGGGATGTCGATTCAGCGGCTTTCTTTAACGCCTGGCCAACTGCGCGTGGTGCGGCCCACCGACGAAGAGCGAGCGGCCCACCAGGCCAAGTGCGAGGCGCATCAATTGAACTGGTTTGAGGGTGCAGCCAGCGATGCTTAG
- the rnhA gene encoding ribonuclease HI: MTKEAAGDLPRVTVYTDGACRGNPGPGGWGVVLASGEHEKTLKGYEADTTNNRMELMAAIMALRTLNTPCEVAIWTDSQYVRQGITQWIHNWIKRGWKTAAKQPVKNAELWKTLHEETQRHQVEWHWVKGHSGHPGNERADSLANEAIDEHQKRRA; encoded by the coding sequence TTGACTAAAGAGGCGGCGGGAGATCTACCTCGGGTAACGGTGTACACCGATGGAGCTTGCAGGGGCAATCCAGGGCCCGGCGGGTGGGGTGTCGTGCTGGCGAGTGGCGAGCACGAGAAAACATTGAAAGGCTACGAGGCGGATACCACTAATAATCGCATGGAGTTAATGGCCGCGATTATGGCGCTACGCACCCTCAATACCCCTTGTGAAGTGGCGATCTGGACTGACTCCCAATATGTTCGCCAGGGAATCACCCAGTGGATTCATAACTGGATCAAGCGCGGCTGGAAGACCGCTGCCAAGCAGCCGGTCAAAAATGCCGAGCTGTGGAAGACTCTGCACGAAGAGACCCAGCGCCACCAAGTGGAGTGGCACTGGGTAAAAGGGCACAGCGGCCACCCTGGCAACGAGCGCGCCGATTCGCTGGCCAATGAAGCGATTGATGAGCACCAAAAAAGGAGAGCATGA
- a CDS encoding class I SAM-dependent methyltransferase, with protein sequence MSNSTTATTLAKRLQSSQPYWQTEAGRSLWETQRGCLGPVVESRVGGHSLEMSMGPALMTMSAIAHPIRWSPTHQLAENDSTLVCPPDQLALPDRCLDVMVIHHWLEHLTDAHFTLQEAARVTADNGIMVLFGFNPIGVSGLARQWRKRQQTFPWSGTWRSASRLRDWLAFVDFEVERVDYCCFRGRMNAKCGEYWESLGRRHNLPLGESYMIQARRQQRQAPVQRLKFGLEAPASPASLGVTRSGSSAHYQAYQAHPAKTSQAKTRQTGMHKADSNKADLQTPEDREID encoded by the coding sequence ATGTCAAATTCGACGACGGCCACGACACTGGCTAAGCGCTTACAAAGTAGCCAGCCTTATTGGCAAACAGAGGCAGGGCGTTCGCTCTGGGAAACCCAGCGTGGTTGCTTAGGGCCCGTGGTGGAATCGCGTGTGGGCGGCCATAGCTTGGAAATGAGCATGGGGCCGGCATTGATGACCATGTCGGCCATTGCGCACCCCATACGCTGGTCGCCTACGCATCAGTTGGCCGAAAATGATAGCACCCTGGTATGTCCTCCGGATCAACTTGCACTGCCGGATCGCTGTTTAGATGTGATGGTCATTCACCACTGGCTTGAACACTTAACCGATGCCCACTTCACGCTCCAGGAGGCCGCACGGGTCACCGCTGATAACGGCATTATGGTGCTGTTTGGCTTTAACCCCATTGGCGTGAGTGGCCTTGCACGGCAGTGGCGAAAGCGCCAGCAGACGTTTCCCTGGAGCGGTACCTGGCGCTCTGCTAGCCGCCTGCGCGACTGGTTGGCGTTTGTCGACTTTGAGGTGGAGCGGGTAGACTACTGCTGTTTTCGGGGGCGGATGAATGCCAAGTGCGGTGAGTATTGGGAGTCGTTAGGGCGGCGTCATAACCTGCCGCTGGGTGAAAGTTATATGATTCAAGCGCGCCGACAGCAGCGCCAAGCGCCGGTACAGCGCTTGAAATTTGGCTTGGAGGCGCCAGCATCTCCGGCGTCGTTGGGTGTTACCCGCTCTGGCTCATCCGCCCACTACCAAGCTTATCAAGCACATCCCGCGAAAACATCGCAAGCCAAAACACGGCAAACGGGCATGCACAAGGCTGATTCAAATAAAGCTGATTTACAGACACCGGAGGATCGAGAGATTGACTAA
- the gloB gene encoding hydroxyacylglutathione hydrolase — MMSVTPIPALSDNYIWLLRQDTSQSVCVVDPGEAAPVIEFLERESLTLNCILITHHHHDHTGGLAELIKRYSPHVIGPDNPTIEGIDETVGDGDEVRIMGRLFDVMATPGHTLDHISYYTAGIPALLFCGDTLFCAGCGRLFEGTPEQMYTALKKFAELPEDTLVFAAHEYTQANLTFARAADPENEDVKHALQECEKARALDRPTLPSTIGRELTINPYLRVGTDSVRQAAGTQGVNHDDLATFTTLREWKNRF, encoded by the coding sequence ATGATGAGCGTGACACCGATCCCTGCCCTTAGCGACAACTATATTTGGCTATTAAGACAAGATACCAGTCAAAGCGTTTGTGTGGTGGATCCCGGTGAAGCTGCCCCGGTGATCGAGTTTCTTGAGCGTGAGTCGCTCACCCTAAACTGCATTCTGATTACCCACCATCACCATGATCATACGGGTGGTCTAGCAGAATTAATTAAACGCTACTCACCACACGTTATCGGCCCGGACAATCCCACGATTGAAGGCATTGATGAAACCGTGGGTGACGGAGATGAAGTCCGCATCATGGGGCGCTTATTTGACGTCATGGCGACCCCCGGCCATACGCTGGATCATATCAGCTACTACACAGCAGGTATCCCTGCGCTACTGTTCTGCGGTGACACTCTGTTTTGCGCGGGTTGCGGTCGTTTATTCGAGGGTACCCCGGAGCAGATGTACACCGCGCTGAAAAAATTTGCGGAACTCCCTGAAGATACACTGGTCTTTGCAGCCCATGAGTACACTCAGGCAAACCTAACGTTTGCCCGTGCTGCGGATCCTGAAAACGAAGACGTTAAACACGCCTTGCAGGAGTGTGAAAAGGCGCGGGCACTGGATCGCCCCACCTTACCCAGCACGATAGGACGCGAGCTGACAATTAATCCCTACCTTCGCGTGGGCACTGATAGCGTGCGCCAGGCTGCAGGTACCCAGGGTGTTAATCATGATGATCTCGCTACGTTCACCACTCTACGAGAGTGGAAGAACCGTTTTTAA
- a CDS encoding transglycosylase SLT domain-containing protein, which translates to MTYRTIRQRLMLSAGSTVIMGLMLTAAASSQASATGYEGSTASSSTTKPRPTPFQTHFWEALELEPQDAWTTLRKSFQWQEKSLPPEAQARVDEWIEYYRSSPENIATITERATPWLAWITQQVSERGLPGEVALIPFVESSFDPGARSHRGAAGLWQFMPGTGDALGLVRNGNYDGRLDVVTSTAAALDYLEMQADQWYEGDLMLSLAAYNAGAGTVNHAQRQAQGQGLHGEYWDLQLPYETMNYVPKLKAIATIINDPEQYGVSLPEIHVDPAFAKVQLTHPLSLSEASQLLDVSQTALAELNPGLLNGSIDPRSAQTLLVPEEADTQVLAQLAQGGSQTQASSGNTHRVERGDSLSAIAAQYNVDQQDLIRWNAIDRPSALQPGQLLTLSGR; encoded by the coding sequence ATGACCTATCGAACGATTCGCCAGCGCTTGATGCTGAGCGCGGGCAGTACCGTAATAATGGGCCTAATGTTAACCGCTGCGGCAAGCTCACAAGCCTCTGCGACAGGCTATGAAGGATCTACTGCTTCAAGCAGCACTACAAAACCACGCCCCACGCCGTTTCAGACCCACTTTTGGGAGGCACTGGAGCTGGAACCCCAAGATGCTTGGACAACGCTGCGGAAAAGCTTCCAGTGGCAAGAAAAGTCACTGCCACCGGAGGCCCAAGCGCGGGTAGACGAATGGATTGAGTACTACCGTTCCAGTCCCGAGAACATTGCCACTATCACCGAACGAGCCACCCCTTGGCTTGCCTGGATTACCCAGCAAGTGAGTGAGCGCGGCTTGCCTGGTGAGGTTGCGTTAATACCCTTCGTTGAAAGCTCCTTTGATCCAGGCGCGCGTAGCCACCGCGGTGCCGCTGGACTCTGGCAGTTTATGCCTGGTACCGGCGATGCACTAGGCTTGGTACGTAACGGGAACTACGATGGCCGATTAGACGTGGTGACCTCTACCGCAGCGGCGCTGGACTACCTGGAAATGCAGGCAGATCAATGGTACGAAGGTGATCTAATGCTTTCACTCGCCGCTTATAACGCAGGCGCGGGCACCGTCAATCACGCTCAGCGCCAGGCCCAGGGTCAAGGTTTACACGGCGAGTACTGGGATCTCCAGCTGCCCTACGAAACCATGAACTATGTACCCAAGCTGAAAGCAATCGCGACGATTATTAACGACCCAGAGCAATACGGTGTCAGCTTGCCGGAAATACATGTTGATCCGGCCTTTGCAAAAGTGCAGTTGACCCACCCATTGAGTCTCTCAGAAGCCTCCCAACTACTGGATGTAAGCCAAACAGCGTTAGCTGAGCTAAATCCGGGCCTGCTTAATGGCAGTATCGACCCACGCAGCGCCCAGACACTGCTGGTACCTGAAGAGGCGGATACTCAGGTACTTGCGCAACTTGCACAGGGTGGCAGTCAAACACAAGCTAGCAGTGGCAACACTCACCGCGTTGAAAGGGGGGATAGTCTCTCTGCGATTGCAGCCCAGTATAATGTTGACCAGCAAGACCTTATACGCTGGAATGCAATTGACCGCCCCAGCGCTTTACAACCAGGCCAACTGCTGACACTTTCAGGGCGTTAA
- a CDS encoding extracellular solute-binding protein — translation MPRGLFLAKTLLLISGLLFNVSILASDAETIATEPTPNSDSSSAAISPNVVGDLNTDENNVVPVETVHGLSLYDSPELEADFPYFPHVNPQAPKGGTITHTAVGSSFDSTNPFIIRGTPVTGISQIYDTLMASNPNEPFSLYGLLAEGVRLDPDREWIEFDLRPEARFQDGEPVTAYDVVFSLNLLREEGNPFYASYYAGVEEAIALNEHQVRFTFNDTQSRELPLIIAQLPILPRHYWEPREFTSPTLAAHPGSGPYRISEIDPGRRIVYHRDEDYWGKDLPVNIGRYNIDRIIYDYYRDRDIAWEAFKAGLTDFRTDARASTWAIGYNFPAYEEGLVKRLTVPDVNPSMMQAFVFNLRKEKFQDPRVREALSLTFDFPWLNTNIFYGTYQRTESFFQNSEMEATGLPSEAELALLEPFREELIASHGSDRLFTQPLPIDQPIELRERLRKALDLLREAGYRVEDGILVNQQTGRPLSLEVLLYDSGLERVVQPMLRNMARLGVQTSLRIVDINQYLNRQRNYDYDIVISHFPQSNNPGNEQRDFWTSEAAEAPQSRNRMALAHPAVDALVEEIISAHGREELDTATRALDRVLRWGFYVIPHYHSGETRIAIWDKFGYPEPFPKYAMDLDAWWVDTDREAELQRRQRGR, via the coding sequence ATGCCGCGTGGTTTGTTTCTTGCGAAAACGCTTCTACTCATCAGTGGCCTGCTGTTCAACGTATCGATACTGGCTTCAGACGCCGAAACGATAGCGACAGAGCCGACGCCTAACAGCGATTCATCATCCGCCGCCATCAGCCCCAACGTCGTGGGTGACTTAAACACCGATGAAAACAACGTGGTCCCGGTTGAAACAGTTCACGGGCTATCGCTCTACGATAGCCCCGAGTTAGAAGCCGACTTCCCCTACTTCCCCCATGTAAATCCCCAGGCTCCCAAAGGCGGCACCATTACCCATACCGCCGTGGGGAGCAGCTTCGACTCGACCAATCCGTTTATTATTCGCGGCACGCCGGTTACCGGCATTTCACAAATTTACGACACCCTGATGGCCAGCAACCCCAATGAGCCATTCAGCCTCTATGGCTTGCTGGCCGAGGGCGTGCGTCTTGACCCTGACAGGGAGTGGATCGAGTTCGACTTACGCCCTGAAGCGCGTTTTCAAGACGGTGAACCGGTCACGGCCTACGATGTGGTGTTCTCGCTTAACTTGCTCCGCGAAGAGGGCAATCCGTTTTACGCCAGTTACTACGCGGGTGTGGAAGAAGCCATCGCCCTCAATGAGCATCAGGTACGCTTCACTTTTAACGATACTCAATCGCGAGAGCTGCCGTTAATCATCGCCCAACTGCCCATACTCCCCCGCCATTACTGGGAACCCCGCGAGTTCACATCCCCTACTCTGGCGGCGCACCCAGGCTCTGGGCCCTACCGCATTAGCGAAATAGATCCTGGTCGGCGAATTGTTTACCACCGCGATGAAGATTACTGGGGCAAAGATTTACCGGTCAATATTGGCCGCTACAACATCGATCGCATCATTTACGACTACTACCGTGACCGGGATATTGCCTGGGAGGCGTTTAAAGCGGGGCTGACCGACTTTCGCACCGATGCCCGCGCCTCAACCTGGGCAATTGGCTACAACTTCCCAGCTTATGAAGAGGGCTTGGTAAAGCGGCTAACGGTACCGGACGTTAATCCTTCCATGATGCAGGCGTTTGTCTTCAATCTGCGTAAAGAGAAGTTCCAAGACCCCAGAGTCCGTGAAGCATTGAGCCTTACTTTCGATTTCCCGTGGCTCAACACCAATATTTTTTACGGCACCTACCAGCGCACCGAGAGCTTTTTCCAAAACTCAGAGATGGAAGCCACCGGCTTACCATCCGAAGCGGAACTGGCGTTGCTGGAGCCCTTTCGGGAGGAGTTGATTGCCTCTCATGGCTCTGACCGCCTATTCACACAGCCACTGCCTATCGATCAACCCATTGAGCTGCGCGAGCGGCTCCGCAAAGCGCTCGACCTACTCCGCGAAGCGGGCTACCGCGTTGAAGATGGCATACTGGTTAACCAACAAACTGGTCGCCCCCTAAGCTTGGAAGTGCTGCTCTATGACTCGGGGCTTGAACGGGTGGTGCAGCCCATGCTTCGCAACATGGCCCGCTTGGGTGTACAGACGTCACTGCGTATCGTTGATATTAATCAATATTTAAACCGGCAGCGTAATTATGACTATGACATAGTGATCAGCCATTTCCCTCAGTCGAACAACCCGGGCAATGAACAGCGCGACTTCTGGACCAGTGAAGCCGCCGAGGCACCGCAAAGCCGTAACCGGATGGCGCTGGCACACCCGGCGGTCGATGCACTGGTAGAGGAGATCATTAGTGCTCATGGCCGCGAAGAGTTGGATACCGCCACGCGCGCACTGGACCGAGTGCTGCGCTGGGGGTTCTATGTAATTCCCCATTACCACTCTGGTGAGACCCGTATCGCCATTTGGGATAAATTCGGCTACCCGGAACCCTTCCCCAAATACGCCATGGATCTAGATGCGTGGTGGGTAGATACCGACCGTGAAGCAGAACTACAACGCCGCCAGCGCGGCCGTTAA
- a CDS encoding microcin C ABC transporter permease YejB has translation MARYTLRRLLLMIPTLFGIMLLNFIIVQAAPGGPIDQMLARFEGADAMASTRLDMGGADVQVSDDSRGARGIDPRFIEQLEQQFGFDKPAHERFIGMMADYLTLDFGTSFFRDRPVTELMIERLPVSISLGLWTTLLVYLISIPLGIKKALRHGSRFDVWSSGLVIVGYAIPGFLFAILLIVLFAGGTYWDLFPLRGLTSPDFDQLSAWGKVKDYFWHITLPVIAASIGSFATLTMLTKNSFLDEIHKQYVITARAKGADERRVLYGHVFRNAMLIIIAGLPAAMIGIFFTGALLIEVIFSLDGLGLLGFEAVMQRDYPVIFGTLFLYTVIGLILKLISDLTYVWVDPRIDFSTRES, from the coding sequence GTGGCCCGTTACACCCTACGCCGACTGCTGCTAATGATTCCGACCCTTTTCGGGATCATGCTACTCAATTTTATTATTGTTCAGGCGGCGCCGGGTGGGCCAATTGATCAAATGCTGGCGCGTTTTGAAGGCGCCGATGCCATGGCCAGCACTCGCTTGGATATGGGGGGCGCCGACGTTCAAGTCAGCGATGACTCTCGGGGAGCCCGGGGCATTGACCCACGCTTTATCGAACAGCTAGAGCAGCAGTTTGGTTTTGACAAACCCGCCCACGAGCGATTTATCGGCATGATGGCCGACTACCTCACCCTCGATTTTGGCACCAGCTTCTTCCGCGACCGTCCTGTCACCGAGCTGATGATCGAGCGGCTGCCGGTTTCCATATCGTTGGGGCTCTGGACGACGCTACTGGTCTATTTAATCTCTATCCCGTTAGGCATTAAAAAAGCGCTACGCCACGGCTCCCGGTTTGACGTCTGGTCGTCGGGATTAGTGATTGTTGGCTATGCCATCCCAGGCTTCCTGTTTGCCATCTTGCTCATTGTCCTGTTTGCTGGGGGCACCTACTGGGACTTATTCCCTTTACGCGGTTTGACCTCGCCTGACTTCGACCAGCTTTCAGCCTGGGGCAAGGTCAAAGACTACTTCTGGCATATCACGCTGCCGGTTATCGCCGCCTCGATTGGCAGCTTTGCCACGCTGACAATGCTAACCAAAAACAGCTTTCTGGATGAGATTCACAAGCAGTATGTGATTACCGCCCGCGCTAAAGGCGCCGATGAGCGACGCGTGCTTTACGGCCATGTATTTCGCAACGCCATGCTGATTATTATCGCGGGCCTACCCGCCGCCATGATCGGTATTTTCTTCACCGGCGCGCTACTCATCGAAGTGATCTTCTCCCTGGATGGGCTGGGTCTGCTCGGCTTTGAAGCGGTCATGCAGCGGGATTATCCGGTGATATTCGGCACCCTCTTCCTGTATACCGTGATCGGTTTAATCCTCAAGCTGATTTCCGATTTGACCTACGTGTGGGTAGACCCGCGTATCGATTTTTCGACTCGGGAGTCGTGA
- a CDS encoding ABC transporter permease: MASLSSRLSPITRRRMAAFKANRRARVSLWLFATLFILSLFAELIANDKPIVMEYDGQWYFPMLVDYPETEFDGFLPTRTDYLDPFVQQQIDDHGWALWPIIPFSYQTLDMNMTRPSPAPPDSRHWLGTDDQGRDVTARVIYGFRLSVAFALVLTAGSLIVGVVVGGVQGYFGGKIDLIGQRFTEIWSGLPVLFLLIILASFVQPGFWWLLGIMLLFSWLGLVDIVRAEFLRARNLEYVRAAKAMGLPSRLIMWRHVLPNAMVATLTFIPFLFTGAIGTLTALDFLGFGLPPGAPSLGELAAQGKNNLHAPWLGITAFMTLAIMLSLLVFIGEGLRDAFDPRHVQRRQAGPAQETQHA, encoded by the coding sequence ATGGCCTCTTTATCGTCACGTTTATCGCCTATTACTCGCCGTCGAATGGCCGCTTTTAAAGCCAATCGGCGTGCCCGGGTGTCACTCTGGTTATTTGCCACGCTGTTTATTCTCAGCCTTTTTGCCGAATTGATTGCCAATGACAAACCGATCGTGATGGAGTACGACGGCCAGTGGTACTTTCCCATGCTGGTGGACTACCCAGAAACAGAGTTTGACGGCTTTCTACCGACCCGAACGGACTATCTGGATCCCTTTGTTCAGCAACAAATTGATGATCATGGCTGGGCTCTGTGGCCCATCATTCCATTTTCATACCAGACCCTGGATATGAATATGACCCGCCCTTCTCCGGCACCGCCGGATAGCCGCCACTGGCTGGGAACCGATGACCAGGGCCGGGATGTGACGGCACGGGTGATTTATGGCTTTCGACTCTCGGTGGCCTTTGCGCTGGTACTCACCGCAGGATCGTTAATCGTCGGTGTCGTGGTGGGGGGTGTACAGGGCTACTTTGGCGGCAAAATTGATTTGATCGGTCAGCGATTTACCGAAATTTGGTCCGGCTTGCCGGTGCTGTTCCTACTCATTATTTTAGCCAGCTTTGTTCAGCCGGGATTTTGGTGGCTGCTGGGGATTATGCTGCTCTTTTCGTGGTTGGGTCTGGTGGATATCGTACGCGCCGAGTTCCTGCGGGCGCGTAATTTGGAGTATGTGCGTGCGGCCAAAGCCATGGGTTTGCCGTCACGCTTGATCATGTGGCGCCACGTGCTACCCAATGCCATGGTCGCCACGCTAACGTTTATTCCGTTTCTGTTTACCGGCGCCATTGGCACCTTGACCGCTCTGGATTTTCTCGGCTTCGGCCTGCCTCCAGGCGCTCCCTCGCTAGGTGAACTGGCGGCCCAGGGCAAAAACAATCTGCACGCCCCTTGGCTGGGCATCACGGCGTTTATGACCCTGGCGATCATGCTTTCGCTGTTGGTATTTATTGGCGAAGGCTTGCGCGACGCCTTTGATCCCCGCCACGTACAACGGCGCCAAGCAGGCCCTGCCCAGGAGACACAGCATGCCTAA